The following coding sequences lie in one Panicum virgatum strain AP13 chromosome 6N, P.virgatum_v5, whole genome shotgun sequence genomic window:
- the LOC120679586 gene encoding thioredoxin-like protein CITRX, chloroplastic: MTTAAAVLPACAAGPLSQAPAPLPRRLLSIQPSPARRDGSRGCSLAGSSGSRAPTVRRNAAAETVVPYVPGSGKYIAPDYLVKKVSAKEVEELVRGERNVPLIVDFYATWCGPCVQMAQDIEMLAVEYEDNALFVKVDTDDEYEFAKDMQVRGLPTLYFFSPDQSKDAIRTEGLIPMDMIRNIIDNEL, from the exons ATGACCACGGCCGCAGCCGTCCTGCCGGCCTGCGCCGCCGGTCCCCTCTCCCAAGCACCCGCCCCGCTCCCGCGGCGCCTCCTCTCTATACAGCCCTCCCCCGCGCGCAGGGACGGCTCCCGCGGCTGCAGCCTCGCCGGCTCCAGCGGCAGCCGCGCGCCAACCGTTCgacggaacgccgccgccgagacAGTGGTTCCATACGTGCCGGGATCCGGCAAGTACATCGCGCCGGACTACCTCGTG AAGAAGGTGTCGGCCAAGGAGGTGGAGGAACTGGTGAGGGGGGAGAGGAACGTGCCGCTCATCGTCGACTTCTACGCGACATGGTGCGGGCCCTGCGTTCAGATGGCGCAGGACATCGAGATG CTTGCAGTCGAGTATGAGGACAACGCCCTATTTGTGAAGGTGGACACCGATGACGAGTATGAATTTGCAAAAGACATGCAG GTAAGAGGACTTCCAACACTGTATTTCTTCAGTCCAGACCAAAGCAAAGACGCCATACGCACGGAGGGGCTAATTCCAATGGATATGATCAGAAACATCATTGACAATGAGCTATGA